The following coding sequences lie in one Mycobacterium sp. DL440 genomic window:
- a CDS encoding nuclear transport factor 2 family protein has protein sequence MGDIDDIKQVKYRYLRALDTKHWDEFADTLTEDVAGDYGQSMGKTLHFTDRDALVEYMKASLGPEVVTEHRVAHPEIEVNGDEATATWYLQDRVIVASMNFMLFGSAFYHDRYRRTADGWKISATGYDRTYDATLSLDGLNFKLEPGAALNL, from the coding sequence ATGGGCGACATCGACGACATCAAGCAAGTCAAATACCGGTACCTGCGTGCACTGGACACCAAGCACTGGGACGAGTTCGCCGACACCCTCACCGAGGACGTGGCAGGCGACTACGGACAGTCCATGGGTAAGACCCTGCACTTCACCGACCGCGACGCGCTGGTGGAGTACATGAAGGCCTCATTGGGCCCCGAGGTCGTCACCGAGCATCGCGTCGCGCACCCCGAGATCGAGGTGAACGGCGACGAGGCCACCGCCACCTGGTACCTGCAGGACCGCGTGATCGTCGCGAGCATGAACTTCATGTTGTTCGGTTCGGCGTTCTACCACGACCGCTACCGCCGCACCGCCGACGGCTGGAAGATCAGCGCCACCGGTTACGACCGCACCTACGACGCCACCCTCTCGCTCGACGGGCTCAACTTCAAGCTGGAACCCGGTGCCGCCCTCAATCTTTGA
- a CDS encoding L,D-transpeptidase: MRRLLAMLCAGVLALACAPTAGAVDPPWFAPSVGNATQVISVVGVGGSKAKMDVWQRGPAGWQPVGAGIDANIGSNGMAPQTHDGEMKTPMGIFTLDFAFGTAPNPGGGLQYVQVTPDHWWDGDMKSPTYNTMQVCKKAQCPFNTDPASGTENLDITAYKHAVVMGVNKARVPGNGGAFFVHTTDGGPTAGCVAIDDATLVKIMQWLRPGAVIAVAK, from the coding sequence ATGCGCCGACTGCTCGCCATGCTGTGCGCCGGGGTGTTGGCTCTGGCATGCGCGCCCACGGCCGGTGCCGTCGACCCGCCCTGGTTCGCCCCCTCGGTGGGCAATGCCACCCAGGTGATTTCCGTTGTCGGAGTGGGTGGTTCGAAGGCGAAGATGGATGTCTGGCAACGCGGGCCGGCGGGCTGGCAGCCGGTCGGCGCGGGGATCGACGCCAACATCGGCTCCAACGGCATGGCCCCGCAGACCCACGACGGGGAAATGAAGACGCCCATGGGCATTTTCACCCTCGACTTCGCGTTCGGCACCGCCCCCAACCCCGGTGGCGGGCTGCAGTACGTCCAGGTGACGCCCGACCACTGGTGGGACGGGGACATGAAGAGCCCGACCTACAACACCATGCAGGTGTGCAAGAAGGCGCAGTGCCCGTTCAACACCGATCCGGCCAGCGGCACCGAGAACCTCGACATCACGGCTTATAAGCACGCGGTGGTCATGGGCGTCAACAAGGCGCGGGTGCCCGGCAACGGTGGCGCGTTCTTCGTGCACACCACTGATGGCGGGCCAACCGCCGGCTGCGTGGCGATCGACGACGCCACGCTTGTCAAGATCATGCAGTGGCTACGGCCTGGCGCCGTGATCGCCGTCGCGAAATAG
- a CDS encoding bifunctional phosphatase PAP2/diacylglycerol kinase family protein yields MDVHAIGKGLGTLDREVFEAVAESPSPLLDTVMPGLTRAADHSKLWFAIAAAMGALGSTSLRRGAGRGVVSLAVTSLVTNQVAKRIWRRPRPDRSLIPLARRARRIPTSHSLPSGHSASAAAFAVGVGLESAPAGLPLALLAGLVGLSRVATGAHYPGDVFAGFGIGAAIAVLGARIVPTIPAATLPASDPLRFHTEPRLDGAGVALVINPASGDGTGARIVDDVRKALPRTEIVELGDDDDIETVLRETAARVDVLAVGGGDGTVACAAGIAVEAGVPLAVFPGGTFNHFAKDIGCDSVARTVKAITEGTAAYVDLVCLNEERMVINTASIGAYPNYVRMREKLEHRMGKRLAGMYALYLTLRREAPVRISYDDKTLETELFFLGNSTYFPSGFAPSLRPRLDDGLIDVRILETGRRFSRLRIAVSVALGRLERSPLYHELRVPEFRFVAVDGPTAVAYDGEVGEAITEASFSVRYRALRVFRPLP; encoded by the coding sequence ATGGACGTGCATGCGATCGGCAAGGGCCTGGGCACGTTGGACCGTGAGGTCTTCGAGGCGGTCGCCGAGTCACCGAGCCCACTGCTGGATACCGTGATGCCCGGGCTGACCAGGGCCGCAGACCATTCCAAGCTGTGGTTTGCCATCGCGGCCGCCATGGGTGCGCTGGGCAGCACGTCGTTGCGGCGTGGTGCCGGGCGCGGCGTCGTCAGCTTGGCCGTGACCAGCCTGGTGACCAACCAGGTCGCCAAACGGATCTGGCGGCGGCCACGGCCGGACCGCAGCCTGATCCCGCTGGCCCGGCGGGCCCGGCGCATCCCCACCTCGCATTCCCTGCCGTCGGGCCACTCCGCGAGCGCCGCGGCGTTCGCGGTGGGCGTCGGCCTGGAGTCCGCACCCGCCGGTCTGCCGCTGGCGCTGCTCGCCGGCCTGGTCGGCCTGTCCCGGGTGGCCACCGGTGCGCACTACCCCGGCGATGTGTTCGCCGGGTTCGGCATCGGCGCCGCGATCGCGGTCCTCGGCGCACGCATCGTCCCGACCATCCCGGCTGCCACCCTGCCGGCTTCGGATCCGTTGCGGTTCCACACCGAGCCCCGACTGGACGGTGCCGGTGTGGCACTGGTGATCAACCCGGCTTCCGGTGACGGGACGGGCGCGCGGATCGTCGACGATGTGCGAAAAGCCCTGCCGCGCACCGAGATCGTCGAACTCGGCGACGACGATGACATCGAGACGGTGTTACGCGAGACTGCTGCCCGCGTCGACGTGCTCGCGGTGGGCGGCGGCGACGGCACGGTGGCCTGCGCGGCGGGCATCGCCGTCGAGGCAGGTGTCCCGCTCGCGGTGTTCCCCGGCGGGACGTTCAACCACTTCGCCAAGGACATCGGCTGCGATTCGGTGGCCCGGACCGTCAAGGCCATCACCGAAGGCACCGCGGCCTACGTCGACCTGGTGTGCCTCAACGAGGAACGCATGGTGATCAACACCGCCAGCATCGGCGCGTACCCGAACTACGTGCGGATGCGTGAGAAGCTCGAACACCGGATGGGTAAGCGCCTGGCCGGGATGTACGCGCTGTATCTGACGCTGCGCCGGGAGGCCCCGGTGCGGATCAGCTACGACGACAAGACACTTGAGACCGAGTTGTTCTTCCTGGGCAATTCGACGTACTTCCCGTCTGGGTTCGCCCCGTCGCTGCGACCGCGTCTTGATGACGGTCTGATCGACGTGCGGATCCTGGAAACCGGGCGGCGTTTCAGCCGGCTGCGCATCGCGGTATCCGTGGCGTTGGGCCGGCTCGAACGCAGTCCGCTCTATCACGAACTTCGGGTGCCGGAGTTCCGGTTCGTCGCCGTCGACGGACCCACCGCCGTCGCCTACGACGGCGAGGTGGGCGAGGCGATCACCGAGGCCAGTTTCAGCGTGCGCTACCGGGCGCTGCGGGTGTTCCGTCCACTGCCGTGA